The nucleotide sequence CATGGCAGAAATGATGTACACCTGACAGCAATGAGCACTAAAAACAGAAGAGTGGGTGGTTTAAATCTGCCCTCTGTCAGCCACATGAGATGCAACCCACTCCCTGCTCACTGTGCTTGCAATAAAAACACTTCTTTGCATCTTAGCTAATGGTCATTATTTAAGCTGGACAAACAGTTTAGCTTAAGCGTTATAGTTTCAGCTTGGAATAAGGAAATAAACACAGTGAACGTGTTTAATGCATATCTGCCTATAATTAAATGACTTTAACATTTGGgaaattctgctttgttttcaaagtcctcctttttcagtttgttgGAAGAGAAGAGTCTCCAGATTGCTTGGTGATTAGAGCTATTATTATGAGAAACTTGGTgtaatttggctttttttaaattgctttgatCTCTGGTTGTTAACACTTGACACTTGTGGTTTTGAACACTTGTGCCTTTGATTTTAGTTCATAAAGGAGTGACcatctcctgtcctctccttgGTACTATTACCACTCTAGGCAAACTCAGGAGGCAGAGTCGTCTTTTCTTGGGTTGGAGGCATTGTTATTTCTTCGTGCTTGAAGGGGCTTTATTTCTGACAGGCTGAACAGGCGTCCCCCTGCCCTACCTTTGATGTCAATGTAGTCAGATGCTCTTAggttaaaataacatttgtttgCAAGGCTTCCTGATGAGAAGAACTCTGATGAAAGCAAGATCGTTTCAAGAGCTTGTTCTGATCTCTGTATTGTTGGTTAGCAGAAAATGTAAAGCAAGCGTAACTTTTTGTTGAATGTCCAACAGGCCTTAGAGACTtgtcagcagcaggaggaatacCCTGCTGTCTCCAAGGGCATTGCTTCTTCATTAGCCAAAGGAGAAatgagctgatggaccttgttCAGTTTATTTCTTATGAAGGCCGAAACAGCCTTCAGTGGTACTAATTCCTGAACTACACTTTCCGCTTTGTTCAGCCTGCTCTATAAACCAAGTATAACTCTTCCAGTATTAAGATTTGCAGACTTGAACAAACAGTTGTCAGCTGCACAGTAGGGAAATGTTGAgcactgtattttctttacCCTCCAGTCTTTTTGCTAAACCATTGTCACTTTAGGTGCCTCATCCAGATCCAAAATATTGGTGGAACTTTGCATTCTTCCTGAAATTTACTTCTTCAGGAGCAACCAGTTTGCCATACTTGGTGTACATCAGCACAAGCTGTCTTCCATACATATGTGTATAGCAAAGGAACATCCCATCAAGTAATGCGATTTGCTGAGGGGGAGATGAGTTAAGTTTGTCTTTATTATTGCATTACCTGAACTTTTCTTAACTGTAAGGtctggaaaagaaatggagacaAACATTGCCCTGTGAAATTCTTTGGTGTTACTCTTGGGGGTTTTTTCGTGTTAGTTCTGTGGCAGTACCTAGTATCTTAGTTAAGTGGCTGTGCAAATTTACCTGTTTTGCCAGTTTTGAAGTGTTGTCTACCCCTTGTAGATTGTACTTGGGTCCTTCCCTGCTGTTAGCtagctgtgtttctgtgttccGAATTCAAGGCAATTGTTTGGTGTCTATTGCCTGTGATGGAGTGGACTGCAAAGTGCAGAATGACCTTACCTCTCAAATAATGATTCTTTACTGTTCCCAAATgcttgcaggcagcagccacagcacaggCGTGGGGCTGAGAACGCCTTTCAATACGGTGCTgctttttataatttctttcattaGTCACCACACACCTGTACCTGCTGGGTTTAGGATTGCAATGTCAAGTGCTCAGTAATGTGTTAAATAAAGTGAATTGAAATCCAGGagataatgtaaaaaaaatagacatgAAGTGGTGCTGAGCCACTAGAGGTCAGGCCCGACCGGGTGCGggctgggtgctgtgggctgctccacagctttcaggaaagaatCGAGTTTTTCTGCCAAAATGAAGGAATATGAGCAGCTCTGGGTGGTGCCGCGGTGCGCAGGCGGTGTTAGTGCTTTCTGAGGTAGGGTTGTGTGGGTACGTTAGTGGTCAAGAAAGGCTTTTTAAATGCCAACATCTGCATAAATTATAAACATTGAAACAGCATGTACTATCAGTTCATAACTGTGCTGTGTAATTAGGAAGAGCTGCTAAGTAAATAATTACGTGGTCCTGAACCTGGCATCTTAGGGCACTTACAGCATATTTGGGCTGGTAAATCTTGGAACACCATGAAATGGAAGACCATGGGCAGCTGCCGCTGCTGCCTTAACACTTTCCCTTCTGTTACTACAgggcatttttaaatgctttggtCTACCCAGaagccacaaaacaaaaacttctggttttgctttaagaaaatgtGGGTTTCCAACCCTTAATTTTGCATAGAGGACCTTGAAACATGACTGAGTAGTCTAAAAGCTTagctttaccaaaaaaaaaaaaatccaactgaaGCCAATTTAGAAATctgacttaagaaaaaaaaagctttagagGGCTAGTTGTGCCAAGCAGCACTTCTCAGTTGTGTCGGAGTCCTTTACTGAAGTGCCAGTTCCTTCCTGTGGCTGAACACAAGTGGAGCCTTTTGTAATTAGCTCGTCTCACCTGTGCTTGCAGTTATTTTGTAGTTTGTGCTGCATATACACGCTTagcttttcttgtatttttttttttctgtgcctcttCTTTGTAGAAACACCAATGTGGACATTGTCCAAGTTGTAAAGCTGTGTTATATGAGTGTGAAACTTGCTGTTtgtggcagctctgccccagaGCTCAGCACAGGTCTTGGGCCCATCGCAAagggcagagcacagctgaTAGCACAGTCTCACCTCACAACTCTTGCAGCTTCTCAGCAGCTTGTGGTCCGAGAGGGGAAGGTCATCTCTTCACAGTCCTGCTGTGCCAATGTCTTTAGGAGATGAGACAGGTGTGGCTGGAAGAAGGGAGAGTTTGGATTATCCTGTTACCCTGGTGTTTCATTCCTTGTCCTCTCCATCATCCGCATTTGGTGACATGGATTGCTACAAGCAAGGTGAGCTGTCACTACTCTTAATGTGTCTGCAACTACCCCAAGTGTAGGGCCTCATCTTCTCCAAATACAGCGAGACTAAATTATGCTGCCAGCTGTTACACAGCGGGTGATCTTGGTGAGTTTGTTGTTTGGGAGAGGAGGGAATGCCTACTTGTGAATGCTTTTCTATACCCTACAGCAGCTCTGAAGTTCACTTtaaagcagcagccaggctgagcAGGACGTACGCTGTAACTGTGCTTTGACTCCCTGCTGTAACTCCGCGAGCAAACGCGGTCCGGCCCCGCGGCTGCGCTCTGCCCGGGATCGCTCCGGGACGCGGCTCCTCCGCCCGCTCCCGCCTCTCCCGGGGCGGCTGCCGGCGCGCCCGGCCGGGCAGCGTGGCGGGAGGGACGCGCCCCCTTCCCAGGCTCTCTCTATTTTAAGCAGACATTTACTTTCCCAGCCTGTTCTCCGCCTGGATCCCTGCCCGGGACGGGGGGGGGAatgtctcttccctccttcaTAAAAGGGCCCCGAGGCGGAGGCCGGGCTCCGGGGGGTTATTtttgggagcagctcctgggatCCGATGGCCTTGTTAGGGCAGCGCTGACCTTTCTCCCGGCGGGGGAGGAGAGTGGAGCGGAGcgccggggcgggcagcggcggcggccgggggagCGCAGCCGGCTCGGGACCCCGTTGCTCGGCTCCCCGCGCTGCTCGGCTCCCCGCGGGGCGCCGCTCCCCGGGCTGCTCGGCTCCCCGGGCTGCCCCATGCCCGCGGCgagggcgcggcggcggggcaggTAGCGGCGCGGCTCGGCTGCCCCTCCCGGGGGGGCTCGGACCCGGCCcgcccctctcctctcccctccctccaatttctccttcctcccGTTCCCCGGCCCCTCGGCCGGGCGAGGCGAGACAGGAGCGGCCGCTCCCGGTGCCCAGCCCGGCTCCTTCGGGGATGCGGCAGCTGCCCCCGCGTCCCGGAGCTCTGCCCCTGAGAGAGCTGCCCGGCTGAGCGGGCGCTGGAGGGGCACCATGAGCGGCGGCAGGTTTGATTTCGATGATGGAGGTGCCTACTgtgggggctgggaagggggcaAAGCCCACGGGCACGGCATCTGCACCGGCCCCAAGGGCCAGGGCGAGTACTCGGGCTCCTGGAACTACGGCTTCGAAGTGGTGGGTGTATACACGTGGCCCAGTGGCAACACCTACGAAGGCTACTGGTCCCAAGGCAAGAGGCACGGCCTAGGAATCGAGACCAAAGGACGGTGGGTTTACAGAGGCGAGTGGACCCATGGCTTTAAGGGACGGTATGGCGCGAGGCAGAGCATGAGCAGCGGAGCCAAGTATGAAGGTACCTGGAATAACGGCCTGCAGGACGGCTATGGCACCGAGACGTACGCCGATGGAGGTAAGGGTGACTCCGGAGAGGCTGGGGGGATGATGAACAGCGTGATACCCAGACCACGGTGGCAGAAGCTGCGTGTTGTCCCCGCTGAAGGGGTGACCTGTTCCTGTCCCTACTAGTGAGATCCAGACAGGCACGGTGGTCTACAATGAGCCATTGGGGTGCTTAGGTCAAGAAGCAGGACCCGGGGGCAACCTCCTCGTAAATGCGTGTTTGTGCAGCTCGCCGTCTGCAGACAcgagggagcagcagcaggagcattgCACCTGCCATCCCTCCCTCGGGACCTGCTTTCAAGTGTCTGTATCAATATTAACACCAACCAAATTGGTTTTGTGTAGTCTGTGACTCTTTGCTCCCCAGGGACTGGTTATTGCAGTTCATCATTGAACCAAACCAGAAACTCCTCGCTGGTGCTTGACCGCAGCGAGCTGTTCACTCGCTCATCGGGCAGCGAGCTGTGAATGTTTTCACGTTGGATATAAGCTGCCCACAGCACCATAGCATGCTTTGCTTATGCATTAAACACTGCTGGTGTGCCTCTGACAGGCTGCCTGGAGATCTGCTTTACTGAACTGTTTTGACTGAGTTTATCTAAGCTGTCTAGAATACGTAGTCACACGCCTTTCCCTAAAATAAATCCCTTCGATTACTTGGACGCTCTCAACCCCTGCTGGTATACAAATGCACTGTGTAGTCAGATATTTGTTGTGTTCTGTAAATGCTCGGTCTAATTGTGTTCTTGCATTAGTGGCAAATTAGGGGTTAGAAACATTGCAAGAATCTCTGTGCAAGTAATTCTGTGGCTCTTCAGTACTGTAATGTTCCAGGCTGCCATATTTAGGGTACCTAAATAGGGCGATTTGAAAGAAATACTCTTCAAAATATGGATAAGAATTGCATCTATATTTATCTAGGACAGGCAATTAAGTTttaatttgtaaagaaaaatagtgGTAATGGTGTAAAtcttcagaatgaaaaacatCAGATTTatagaaattagaaaaatggACTAATTCAAGACTGGCTGTCAGGGTTTTGCTTTTATAGATGTATTTTTCAATGAGTTGCCTAGGTACGAGGCTAACTTTAACCCTGGGAATGTAGTCCCGAAGTTGACTGATTTTTGTCTGTGCCCTTTGAGGCTGTAGGTACAGATACAAGATGATTCATCCCTCCATTTCCTTAAATTTTCTCCTCACTCTGCCCCGTGGCTGTGGAACAGTTAAACCCTGAGCTATGCAGGTTGAACCGCAGCAGCGAGAGTTCAGGTTAACACATACGTGTGCACTCGTGTGTTGCAGAAACTTCACGTGGCCGTAAGACATGTAGGTTGCATGTAAGATGCTCTGATGAGTAACAACCAGCTGTCAGGTAACTGTCGGCAAAGGCTGCCATTGGGTCCTTCATTCTGGAGACTGGAAGGTATCCTATGAATTTGCGCAGTCGCTTCCTTCCTGCTTCCTAAAATGCATCTTCTTCTAAGGGTACAGGGCAACTGGATTTCAAGTTAATGCTGTAGAGAATTTTGAGAGGCAAAAATTGACACAGGAGTTTGAACTTGATTAGATCTTGGACTAAAAACTGGGgataggaaagggaaaaagatgaGTCAAGATTTTCTCCTGTAAGGATATATAAGATACTGCTTCTGTCAGCATGGTGCTCCCCAGGGTGTTGTCCTGCACCCAGAAAAGTGCTGTCCCTGTGATCCCTGGTGCCGCCCGAGGTTGACAGTTTAGCCCTGATGTCTGAAGATGTGCCCTCCACCTTGGGCAGTGCTGAGCTGAGCCCAGCTAGACCTGGCTCGCgagggctgtgctgtgggtgcccagctgctgctccttgcaTTGGGCCGTCACGTCTAGGCTGGTCCGAGCCGTTCATTCAACACGTGAGCTTCTCTGATGCTACAGGAACGTGTAGGAAGCTGCACCCAAAGCCAAGGTAGAGGTTGCCAGCAGTACCACATAGGTAAGACTTGCAGGGCTCACCcctgttttgtttcctcacCTGTACACAGTAACCATCTGCAAGATCCTGATGTGACCAGGCTGCTAGTTGGACCTGTTGATATTTGGATTTCGGGTTGCCAAGATAAACATCTGGAAGGGCTTTGGAAATCTGCCATCCCTCGAGTAGGGGACGTGATTCCCAAGCCCCCTGGAAGCAGCCGTGTGAGGAAGAGGGCTCTGGGAACGCGTGGGTCTTGCCGGGTCGTTAGAAGGTTGAGGTCATGGTTGAACTGCCTGTGGATTTCAAGGGTCTGTAGTTGATTccagtgttttaaaacagactttaaattaacttcatatatatatacacatacagaaaaactttatacttcaaaatacacttaaaatattcttataGAGTTGTCTGTGATTTGTAGCTTGTGGTTGGCCGAGGTTGGTGGCTGATAAAACCCAAAACCTGAGTGAAGCTTTTTGAAATCCCATATAGATTTTTGGTGTCTAATAAGAAGTGGACACATGGTATGGTTTAGCCTAGGCACTGCATGgatcattttgctttttctctctgctacCAAATGCCCATTTTTGTTAAAGCTCTGTGAGACGATGGCTTGGAGAGCTTGCCTTCTGTAACATTGATTGAAATCAGCCAAGGAGTTCAGAGCTCCTGATGTGGCGGGGTAAAGACAGTAGCACTATGATATAGTTCCTTGGGTATCCAAGCTGAATAGACATGTGTCTGCTGCTGTCACCAGGAAAGAGCTCAGAGCCCTTTATAGGGGCAGGATGCATCAGCTAATGTGGGCAGTGATTGGGCTTGTGGAAGGCACAGCATGAAGGAACTCATCACTTTGAAAACTAAACTATGAGTAAATACTTAGTTATTTGTAAGTTTTGTGTCCTCTGTAAGGAAGGCCTCATTTCAGGgatacttttctgcttttgactCCGAGTGCTTGCCTCAGTCAAGActtactgcaaaaaaaaatcatctcgTTGCTAATGCAGAATAATGCAGTGTATCCAGGATCTGTCCCAAAGCTAGACTTTGCTATACAAATAAGtgtttatatatctatatggGGGGGAAAAACAATCGAAGTAGCCTAAAACCAACTTATTTTTGACACTGGAATTTGCTGTCTAGGGTGCtaagagaaaacagcagtgtCAATTAACTCTGCGCAGAAACAATTGGACCATTCAGCAATCACCAGACTacaagaaaggggaaaagaaatgcagaagtgtGCTTTACGGGGGGAGATGAACTGGGGTGATGTGGAGCAGCGCCAGCTCCTCGGGTGCCCGGGCAGGGCGGTGGGAAGGGGCCTGGGATGGGGCAAAGGGAGCAGCATCCGTGGGGCTGCGGCTGGAGAAGCAGGAGTGGGCTCTGGGTGAGCCGAGATGGTGCTGGCTTGTGTCTGCTGCCTCTGTAGCAAAGCTCCTGTGTGGCTGAATTTGCCCCATGAATTAATGCTGTGATCCCCCCGCCcagttttttccttccctccctccccctttcttttccaaCAGAAACCATCAGATAATACTGTTGGCACAAAAAACAAGCACTAGTTTTTCGCTCGCCTGTCTCACGCATGGTGCTACGCATTGATTTAATGCCCGTGGCCTTTTTACACTGAGTTCTTCCAACACGTCTGTCATCACAGTATTTGGGTAACAGCAGAGGACTGTGGGGCAGTGACACGGTTTGAGTTGTTTGCATTATTTACCTGGTTGTTTGTATTATTTACATCCATCGCTAATTATACGAGAGCTCAGAGGTGACCGGGAAGGGGAGACGTGATGCCGCTGACAGCGGGCACTCGCTGCCAGGCTGGGTGTGCACCAGGAGCTCAAGCTTTcgcctgtcctgctgccaggaCGAAATGGAGGGTGCTGCCACCCCCTCGCTGTGTTTGGAGGGGAAGGCTGCAGGGATACCATTTTCATCAATCCCACCGTTTAATCCTCCCCGTCCTATGAAGATACCCAGGCAGGGCCACCATCCGCTTTGGCTGGGGATGGGCAGAGGTGGTGAACCACGTGCCTGGGGGTTGCAGAGGAACCAGTGGTTTTTTGTCATtaagacaaggaaaaatgcagCCAATTAAAGGATGATTGGGGTCTTGTCCCCCAGTAACCACACCTCGGTGGCGTTAGGTGACTGTGTCCCACCACCCTAGTGAATCAGGAAGGGTGGGAAAGTGGCACTCTGtcccattttcttcctgcatagagatttttttgtttgtgggtttgttttttttttggttgcacatccactgctttttatattattttttacagaGCTTCAGATGCATGTGAGCTGCCTGGCTGGCAGCTTTGCATCCTGCCTGTCCCTCCCATGCCCAGGCTGCTTTGATATTCAGGAGGTGTCGGTGGCTCGGGGAGGTGCAGCCCTGCTGAGCGACTGCGTGCGGTGCACAGGGGGTTTGCACAGccccttttctctcttgaaCTGGCTGCACTGGGACGTGCTGGTGAGCCAGGGCTTGGCTCTGCTCAAACCTTGCGTGCCCCGATGCACGGCTGCCGGCGCCTGCAGCCGCTCTCAGCAGCCTCTGGCTCCTCTCCAGGGGTGATTTATGGCTCTGCCCTGGCACGAAGCCTCAGCCGGGCACTGGATCGCGGCGTGACAGGGACACGGCACTGCCTGCTCGTCCCCGCAGTCACTGGGCAGCGCTGTGCGTTGGTGCCCACTGCTAAGCCGGGCTGGGTTGGAAGGTTTTGTCACACCACGTGTCAGAGGGACAGTGCTGCTTGTGCCGTGTGGGCCGAAATCAGGCAGCCGAGGCCAGTCTGAAGAGCTGGTGTGAAACCTCATGTTGAGAGTGGGCACATGTGGCCCCAAGACATGTCACCCCAAGTCTGTGCTCCCTGAAGATCCGCTGTACCATGTGGCTTTTCCCCTCCAGGTGACCCCGGTGCTGCCTCTGGGCATTGAGGGGAGCAGGGACTTGCTGGAGGGCAGTGGCTGCTCCGACCTGGCCCCCGAGGAGCAGCTGAGTCCCCTAAACCTGCCAGGCTTTGCCAGAGTTCCTGTTCCAGGGGGTGAACACAGCGGCACTACCAGCTGCAGCCTGCTATGTGCGAGGCCGTCCCCTCCTAGGAGGAGGTCTCCAATGTCACCCCGATCGTGTGTCAGCCCTGCTCGCTGGCCGGGTGAGGATGGAGCACTGGCTTCACCGGCtggtggtggggagggatgtgggggCACCACAGGGGTCCTTGTAACTTCATTTTGTGCTGGGCAGAGCCATCACCATTTTACAGAGAGGGATTTGGGAGCACAGTGAGGAATACCCCCCGATGCTTGGACGTCTCCAGCAATGGTCCTTGGCTCCCTGCTCCTGCGCAGACTCCTGACCCACACTGCCCATCCTGTTCTTCCTAATGGAGATTCAAACTCTGCCAAGAAACTGGGCAGTGGCCCCTTGCTCTGGCAGCCTGCTCCCCGTGCGCGGTTGCAGCCCGCAGATGCTTTGCACTACCTGaactcttacttttttttttttttagtagaagaGACCAAATGTTTGCAGGGAGCCCAAAATCCTGTGTGctgtggggtgggcaggggctggcagggggcaGCTCACCccggggcagcagctgctgcccgctCGGGCACTTCTTGTCTTTCCTGGCCCCTGGTGCTGTAAGTTAACACTCCACAGGCGGATCCAAAGAGGATTTCAACGAAACCTGAAGCTTGGGAGGAGAGATTATGCTGCAGAAGTGGCCTGGGAGACCGTAAAATATGCACTCCCACAATCACCAAAGAAGGAATTGGATTTGCTCCTTGGGGAGCAGGGTCATCTGTGATCTCAGTAACAGCATCTGAGGGGGGAGATGAATGCCTTGAAGATAGGTCACCCCCTTCTTTCTCAGCCTGGCTCCGCTGagcctccccagggctctgggAGTGCTTGCTATCCCAAAATTTGGTGCCTCCTGGTAGGTCACTGCTTAATGAAAACCAGGTTTAGGACAGATGCCCGTGAAAATGACCCCAGTGTGGCTAGCGCTTTACTTATGCAAAGCAGCACCCAGGAGAGTAAAGGAGTGGGGTGGCCTTTCCAAGGGTGTTTGTCCCCCCCGGCACACCCTGCCTGTTCTCCTGCACCCCAAGAAGgagggctgccagcagcctctgccccCAGGGTGCTGGTTTGGGACGAGATGGCCCGTCCAGGTCCTGTAATGCTGGAAGCAGAGCTGaatgctgcttttgtttggggtggtttgCTGGTTTCTGAGGCAACTGTATCTACAGAGCaaggagagctgggctggggagacAGCTCGTCCTGTCCCGTCCCATCCCTCAGGACTCGGTGGGGATGTGCTGACCCCACAGCCCGCTGTGCTGGCACGGAGTGTGCgtgctgccccaccagccctcCTGCCCGTCCTAGGAGCTCTTCTCGCGGGGGGCTTTGATGCTACTACTTTGTCTCTTGGCATCCTGGGGAGAAGAATCAGAGTGGTCATCTTCAGTTCACTCCTCTAGAGCCTGCAAAAGTGCAGACCTGGAAGGGGTCTGGAGAAGAGTGATGTGCTTTTCCCAGTCCTTCCAGGTGTCACTGCCAAGGTCCTTCTGGCTCCTAGCAGGGTCTCGTACCCAGGGTGCAGCCCTGGCCGTGGTGAGCATGATCctctctgtgtccccccatCATCTGACACTGTGTGCCCTCTTAAGATGGGTCTGGAGGAGCATGGTAGGGTGGTGTTTTTTGAGGTAGAGCTGGAGGAATcccccacagagctgctctgctcctctcctccctttttCACCCATCTCTTGGTTTGTGCAGTGTGGCATAAGCGTTGGTCTTGGGGCCATGGAGAAGCCCAGCAGATGCAGCTACAGGTACAGGGGCAGCCACTGCTGTGGGCCAGGTGCCCGACTCAGGGGTCTAGAGCTGGTCCTGGCAGCCTGTGAGTGACAAACTGCAGAATGGGCTGAAAGGGACTGTCACGGAGCCAAGGAGAGCTGTGTCACCGCAGCTCGCGtgtctgctggggctgctgccaccCTCTTGGCACAGCCCGAACTCCAGCCCCATGgggctgcctccagctctggaTGCAAATCCAGACCCCATCCCTTGAGTGGCTTTGGGTTTGCACCAATGTCCCCTGGcaccccagccccttcccagtgAGGGGGCGCCTGCCAGCAGCGGCTCTCGGGCTTGCGtcctctgccctctgctccctggggacagctgcacGTGGGTGAGCGCTAGCAGAGCTGTGGCGTTTCTTTTCAAGGGAAGGTGGCTGCATGCTCTCTAGGGCAGCGCTGCCCCTCAACCCACCTTCCTTTGCAGGACCAAGCTGCCTTTTCACCCTGTCTCTCTTCTCTCCCGCAGGCACGTACCAGGGCCAGTTCACCAACGGCATGCGGCACGGCTACGGGGTGCGGCAGAGCGTGCCCTACGGGATGGCCTCCGTGGTGCGCTCCCCCCTGcgcacctccctgtcctccctgCGCAGCGAGCACAGCAACGGCACCCTGCCCCAGCAGGACTCCCCCGCCGCCAACCCCGAGAGCCTGCCCCTCTCGCCCACCATCACCCGCGGGGGCTTCGCCCTCAGCCTCTACGCGACGGCGGAGGCCGGCAAGCCCAAGAAGGGGGGGCTCTTCCGCAGGGGCTCCTTGCTGGGGAAGCTGAAGAAGTCCGAGTCCAAGTCGTCCCTGGCCAGCCAGAAGAGCCGCGTCAGCTTCCTCAAGAGTGAGAGCGGGATCAGCTCGGCCGCCAGCGATGCCACCTCCACCGTCAGCCTGGGTGAGGGTGCCGAGGGCGAGGAGTACCCGCCCTTTGAGTCCGACATCGATGCCACCACCACGGAGACCTACATGGGCGAGTGGAAGAATGACAAGCGTGCCGGCTTTGGCGTCAGTGAGCGCTCCAGTGGGCTGAAGTACGAGGGCGAGTGGCTGGACAACCTGCGGCACGGTTACGGCTGCACCACGCTGCCCGATGGCAAGAAGGAGGAGGGCAAGTACCGCCACAATGTCCTTGTCAAGGGCATGAAGAAGCGCGTGATACCCCTCAAGAGCGCCAAGATCCGACAGAAGGTGGACAGGAGCGTGGAGGGGGCTCAGAGGGCCGC is from Caloenas nicobarica isolate bCalNic1 chromosome 15, bCalNic1.hap1, whole genome shotgun sequence and encodes:
- the JPH2 gene encoding junctophilin-2, whose amino-acid sequence is MSGGRFDFDDGGAYCGGWEGGKAHGHGICTGPKGQGEYSGSWNYGFEVVGVYTWPSGNTYEGYWSQGKRHGLGIETKGRWVYRGEWTHGFKGRYGARQSMSSGAKYEGTWNNGLQDGYGTETYADGGTYQGQFTNGMRHGYGVRQSVPYGMASVVRSPLRTSLSSLRSEHSNGTLPQQDSPAANPESLPLSPTITRGGFALSLYATAEAGKPKKGGLFRRGSLLGKLKKSESKSSLASQKSRVSFLKSESGISSAASDATSTVSLGEGAEGEEYPPFESDIDATTTETYMGEWKNDKRAGFGVSERSSGLKYEGEWLDNLRHGYGCTTLPDGKKEEGKYRHNVLVKGMKKRVIPLKSAKIRQKVDRSVEGAQRAAAIARQKSEIAASRTAHAKAKAEGSEQAAQAANSESGIARMMARELSPDFYQPGPEYQKRKLLHEIMENAEHAINMEEEAPQPKGAPPPPTPPESPQLHEQDETHGRTSPAPSPAATPPEPKRAKAAPRQDGALRPGSWAEAGSRAGGGSPAPAEGESRPASRGRSRPAEQMEIGPLQRMAHEPDAEHFQGYHSYAVRTSPVSPAEDYEEEPLPEPELPPSPEPRGDPQRRGDTPVLPQEREEKPAARAEAKTEPPRSKEPKQRPSPERRAAGRAKPSADKKTEARAPGRTEPKAVAKRSLATVAAAQEVEECEEGPNTIVICMVILLNIGLAILFVHFLT